One stretch of Cryptococcus neoformans var. neoformans B-3501A chromosome 5, whole genome shotgun sequence DNA includes these proteins:
- a CDS encoding hypothetical protein (Match to EST gb|CF190272.1|CF190272; HMMPfam hit to zf-C3HC4, Zinc finger, C3HC4 type (RING finger), score: 43.3, E(): 6.6e-10) codes for MPDPAPFWLCHECGAQMRPVTVDGTPHCASCNGEFIEILDPEVNPDPDYELPPPPPTRPGQQTPSRFDPHFLSNFPPPPQSEGSSSPARQRDTNNTGNFLSSLFSMLGTGSRQGSEETPRRPPPSFHGEPSASQRNGQSQNTDRPGMRTYAFNFGNARGSVTIGSFGSNLGRQGYRMNNDPTSPSGNLFNDPDPFRADPFDARFRPPGDGNRDINGDMPLPLGANEALQLIAALLDGNPPPNMGNLGDFATSDADFMRILQETFMEAAGPQGPVPANETVIEGLPRFTFDSGSLAKSQFRDCPVCKDDFEIGNEVMLIPCGHIYHPDCLVPWLRQNGTCPVCRFSLVSEDEQPNNQRTTNVGTEHTRNAEEERPATPTIPAAVSNFFRNLFGGSESQPPTPRAAAGGGHGSNASQDPHSSVNVVSESTISADASSRHSPTIHGATRREQVQQCDEVASEGSSNDSLVRVYPEHSSGETHGDDATNGEAGRIAEQEQQVASRDRLADRVNRDFNERWQRLRREREEDDTVYHPDLD; via the exons ATGCCTGACCCCGCTCCGTTTTGGCTGTGCCATGAG TGTGGTGCACAAATGCGACCAGTCACA GTTGACGGGACGCCCCATTGTGCATCATGTAACGGGGAATTCATTGAAATT CTCGATCCTGAAGTCAACCCTGATCCTGACTATGAActgcctcctccaccacccacTCGACCTGGTCAACAAACACCGTCTCGCTTTGATCCGCATTTCTTGTCCAActttccacctcctcctcagtcTGAAGGATCATCGTCACCAGCTCGTCAAAGAGACACCAATAATACTGGGAATTTCCTATCCAGCCTCTTCAGTATGCTCGGAACCGGCTCTCGGCAAGGAAGCGAAGAAACACCTCGGCGACCACCTCCATCCTTTCACGGGGAACCCTCTGCTTCGCAAAGAAATGGTCAATCCCAGAATACAGATCGTCCGGGAATGCGAACCTACGCTTTTAATTTCGGAAACGCTCGTGGAAGTGTAACAATTGGAAGCTTTGGCTCAAATTTGGGGCGCCAAGGGTATAGAATGAATAATGACCCCACATCGCCGTCAGGCAATCTGTTTAACGACCCGGATCCGTTTAGAGC GGATCCATTTGATGCTAGATTCCGGCCTCCGGGGGATGGCAACCGTGACATTAATGGGGACATGCCATTACCGTTGGGCGCCAATGAAGCC CTTCAACTCATTGCGGCACTCCTTGATGGTAATCCTCCCCCTAATATGGGCAATCTAGGAGACTTCGCGACTTCAGACG CGGACTTCATGAGAATATTGCAGGAGACTTTCATGGAGGCCGCCGGGCCCCAGGGGCCTGTACCCGCCAATGAGACTGTCATCGAAGGCTTACCAAGGTTCACGTTTGACTCTGGTTCTTTGG CAAAAAGCCAATTCAGAGACTGCCCTGTGTGTAAAGATGATTTCGAGATTGGTAATGAAGTGATGCTCATCCCATGTGG ACATATCTATCATCCGGATTGCCTAGTGCCTTGGCTTCGGCAAAATGGCACATGTCCTGTCTG TCGATTTTCCCTTGTCAGTGAGGATGAACAACCGAATAACCAAAGAACAACCAATGTTGGGACCGAGCATACCCGCaatgccgaagaagaaagaccTGCTACTCCTACTATACCTGCTGCTGTGTCAAATTTCTTCAGGAATCTCTTCGGCGGCTCTGAATCTCAACCTCCAACCCCCAGGGCCGCCGCTGGAGGAGGGCATGGAAGTAATGCTTCACAGGACCCTCATTCATCCGTGAACGTAGTAAGCGAATCTACAATATCTGCAGATGCGTCTTCTCGTCATTCACCTACTATTCATGGTGCTACACGACGGGAGCAAGTTCAACAGTGTGATGAAGTAGCATCCGAAGGATCATCTAATGATTCTCTTGTCCGTGTTTATCCTGAGCATTCGTCGGGTGAGACTCACGGAGATGACGCTACCAATGGGGAGGCAGGAAGGATTGCTGAACAAGAGCAGCAGGTGGCATCGAGAGATAGATTGGCGGATAGAGTCAACAGAGATTTCAATGAACGATGgcagaggttgagaagggagcgggaggaggacgatACTGTTTA TCATCCGGATCTTGATTAG
- a CDS encoding hypothetical protein (HMMPfam hit to CBFD_NFYB_HMF, Histone-like transcription factor (CBF/NF-Y) and archaeal histone, score: 116.8, E(): 5.1e-32), translating to MSEHTNLKSLAPLGNQPEPSANSAGVGPSKPFTEAQVEEFREQDRWLPIANVARIMKSSLPTSAKVSKEAKECVQECVSEFISFITSEAAEKCLNEKRKTLNGEDILTSMRALGFDNYEGVLRVYLAKYRDSHHSIPKRNAQHEDDDEEVQDGRKKRGRGRQPAGGTISTNGHAEGTKSKRKRSDDGKGVR from the exons ATGTCAGAACATACAAACCTCAAAAGCCTTGCCCCGCTAGGCAACCAACCCGAGCCCTCCGCTAATTCGGCAGGAGTAGGCCCCTCGAAGCCATTTACAGAGGCTCAGGTTGAGGAGTTTCGAGAACAAGATCGTTGGCTGCCG ATTGCGAACGTGGCGCGAATCATGAAGTCTTCATTACCAACTTCAGCCAAAGTGTCGAAGGAAGCCAAGGAATGTGTCCAAGAATGTGTGTCGGAATTTATCTCTTTTATC ACATCAGAAGCGGCTGAAAAATGTCTGAatgaaaagaggaagacgttAAACGGGGAGGATATACTTACATCCATGCGCGCGTTGGGGTTCGACAATTATGAGGGTGTTTTGAGAGTGTACCTGGCGAAATATCGCGAT TCACATCATTCCATACCAAAACGCAACGCGCAACacgaagacgacgacgaggaagtTCAAGATGGGCGAAAAAAGCGCGGACGGGGGAGGCAACCAGCTGGCGGCACCATTTCGACCAACGGCCATGCAGAGGGGACAAAGTCTaaacgaaaaagaagtgATGACGGGAAAGGTGTACGATAG
- a CDS encoding hypothetical protein (Match to EST gb|CF190144.1|CF190144), with the protein MPKANKSSASAGTRKKHAAKKTHREHDDDSDHQPESGTPQPSRKQRGEKKLSKAQKRAIPKVKQYIPPPKPPAPPILDPLDGQGLARTLPADLVVVLRRLGKKDAVTRRKGLEEFRDGWVKYILKEKPTEEEETEREVKEIALLAAIPVWSPFHRAIALLIHTDLLSVPALRASILESLNLGLLPGTQNRDVLGSWMIAALEEGRRAGGLGLRGWESSILWKASGEEVGGDTDIRIDLKEHLSTLIEYLTLSTLNPSILHEDIHPIPVAATPVSSIPLGKKGTNKQGKSKTSSAPPSRQTETPVPPPEDHEILEERMTRYRVGGLIGLSWLLQQLPQVGLTSLPEDLVTLLRHPALWLSLSSEQVDTVNSPGSLGTAQPPVRKAGYGLLDVLVNSYESIVAEPEMLKMVSNAVLSSCWREKEAVVWESAGSAIAKFIRKSAADHRDGRNDGRNDGEEEVDSEDENVQNADDEDGANPATLLQLSSPYYSDFLDFTSTICPYIPHITYPIILVVLSTLPPSLLLLVGPSLQLQTLFSHLWAPLDSRLLSTHCLPGQKSAFQAFFQAILECTIFLIGKSWKEEDGKEAAMWLVKEQLGNRAWKEGVLLMGGRAGGRHVPRGCTEESEASAFGSTLGRLASIDQLLLDQIRVVLTQTLSDACFPQENPESGPMEVSILPRSLSILSAISDAIAASQVIALVDQLMEDLIEKLSEVFVGSSKSDNPSHAIMAETLVDALKNHHHLVHSDTIEKLLGQVKDSSHELLIILHPPLFIAYLDSLCSKLPSAERHVCQQALSTVLQSSEIDSSQRFTVANAVLILDHTQLLQSGSLDQIVKEATHDALAGGSPIAIPVVTASLKSLCYLSKSTLDEVLSVTCSVIRESTKKLLTTDFVELGVPQAAFEIFAAYATNHLQEVIESEHLISGLVSVHHVLFVLPRLPGHIASAESKASGLLSLWSKLGELVVEYQEKVLQRVYSALKGEMGDVEVRVDPEVLIDVALATTLGSHSAPSLQALVLALLPEVISIIQDLAPHTSQPPHPSLPIVDPLIPFVPHGDDDLDSIQPEFDSLGRAQTARYAEAAVALLRADRSLVKDEPALLQMILAVSRLAQDALTVPGASRGLFSKETPSTRLADLVREVEGAISFALGYVDEVEPSWHHATIHALKSGSVPHDSDLLQSLMVALQKEVTANGNDVDARSFRDVLYKHMRQIGAGVQEGEAWLNYAMSLVDRSPQLSLAIITAIKPLMLDTQAFATAQTRLASALTTIPPSKCHTALNLLRIFNASAPEVDSTSVFLPQQRALFVLRHVAGWLTSDDVDEDKLPEDMEFRVLELEGSVAPIVQDVGGAHWDGIFDLVENGLENSGMDDSSSLCLLYHSLSVLQQIRDLCQTNKSLRASWTSKTNHMKLVLDLFLQCRSANSVPLQLIQNLILDLLPDVPEQVMKEASLTSLCNLISLSTSSAIQTAAYRIISQVIRHQTVGLVLEVEASVAQAQEGHAERTIEMAKELVDVVKIGSEVNWHGELGVSLVLGQLLAWMSILDYFEDASRTLRWAYLDQLNTSKLITDGLVPMLFSILGVSEMGAWNFPASQYAVDEFFTEFLDPESLPDLSPLASHLFYRALVTIPSSVRAYYESLKDRQLSMSMLSFTARHYSPVIIAHEFSALREPSAMAQLTEEGLNVRIAQGGGATIAAGAGSAEAIASYVVDEQPMEIGIRLPAEFPLKGVDVRDLRRVGVPENKWRGWLMGLQQTITSRNGLILEALTMFKKNVSLHFEGVVECAICYSIISLTDRTLPTKPCRTCKNRFHASCLFKWFNSSHSSSCPLCRALF; encoded by the exons ATGCCCAAAGCAAACAAATCCTCGGCTTCAGCGGGGACTCGTAAGAAGCATGCCGCCAAGAAGACTCACAGAGAGCACGATGACGATTCTGATCATCAACCAGAGTCGGGAACACCTCAACCTTCGAGAAAACAGCGAGGGGAGAAAAAGCTCTCCAAGGCGCAAAAGAGAGCGATACCGAAAGTGAAGCAATACATCCCTCCACCAAAACCCCCTGCACCTCCCATTCTGGATCCTCTCGACGGACAGGGCCTTGCGAGAACTTTGCCGGCGGATTTGGTCGTCGTACTGAGACGATtaggaaagaaggacgCTGTTACAAGGCGCAAAGGTCTTGAGGAATTTAGGGATGGCTGGGTGAAATACATTCTGAAGGAGAAACCaactgaagaggaagaaactGAACGAGAAGTGAAGGAGATTGCACTTCTAGCAGCTATACCTGTCTGG TCCCCTTTCCACAGAGCTATTGCTCTCCTTATTCATACAGATCTTCTTTCTGTGCCTGCCCTTCGGGCTTCAATTTTGGAAAGCCTAAATTTGGGCCTGTTACCTGGTACCCAAAACCGTGATGTTCTTGGGTCTTGGATGATAGCTGCTTTagaagaaggtcgaagGGCAGGTGGACTAGGGCTCAGGGGATGGGAATCGTCTATCCTCTGGAAGGCGAGCGGTGAAGAGGTTGGCGGTGATACAGACATTCGCATTGATCTCAAAGAACACCTTTCCACTTTAATCGAGTACCTTACTCTATCTACCCTGAACCCTTCGATCCTACACGAGGACATCCATCCAATACCTGTAGCAGCTACCCCGGTGTCTTCTATTCCTTTGGGCAAAAAAGGTACTAACAAGCAAGGGAAATCAAAAACATCTTCTGCCCCACCGTCTCGACAGACTGAAACACCTGTACCACCTCCGGAGGATCATGAAATTCTTGAAGAAAGGATGACAAGGTATCGAGTGGGCGGACTTATAGGTCTTTCATGGCTCCTGCAACAACTACCTCAAGTGGGATTGACATCCTTGCCTGAAGATTTGGTCACTTTGCTACGTCATCCTGCATTATGGCTTTCCTTGTCTTCAGAACAGGTTGATACAGTAAATTCACCTGGGTCCTTGGGCACTGCTCAGCCTCCTGTTAGAAAGGCAGGTTATGGGCTCCTCGATGTGCTTGTAAACTCTTACGAAAGTATTGTGGCTGAGCCCGAGATGCTCAAAATGGTGTCAAACGCTGTCTTGAGTAGCTGttggagagaaaaagaggcagTGGTATGGGAATCTGCAGGGTCCGCTATTGCCAAGTTTATCCGCA AGTCTGCTGCAGACCATCGTGATGGGCGCAATGATGGGCGCAatgatggggaagaggaggtcgACAGTGAAGACGAGAATGTTCAAAACGCcgatgacgaagatggcGCGAATCCGGCCACTCTCCTTCAGCTTTCTTCACCATACTACTCTGATTTCTTGGACTTCACATCCACTATTTGCCCTTATATTCCTCATATCACTTACCCCATAATTCTTGTTGTTCTCTCCACCCTTCCGCCCTCCTTATTGCTGCTTGTTGGGCCATCCCTTCAGCTCCAGACGTTATTCTCTCATCTTTGGGCCCCCCTGGATTCTCGCTTACTTTCCACGCATTGTCTGCCAGGTCAAAAGTCTGCATTCCAAGCGTTTTTCCAGGCTATATTGGAGTGTACCATATTCCTCATTGGCAAGtcatggaaagaagaggacggaAAAGAGGCTGCAATGTGGTTGGTGAAGGAGCAGCTAGGCAACAGAGCATGGAAAGAGGGCGTTCTGCTTATGGGCGGAAGGGCTGGTGGAAGGCATGTCCCTCGAGGATGTACCGAAGAGAGTGAAGCTTCTGCATTTGGCAGCACTCTTGGCCGTCTGGCATCTATTGATCAACTACTCTTAGACCAAATCCGGGTCGTGCTTACCCAGACGCTATCTGATGCTTGTTTCCCGCAAGAGAACCCGGAGAGCGGTCCTATGGAGGTAAGTATTTTACCGAGAAGCTTGAGTATACTCTCTGCTATAAGCGACGCGATTGCTGCTAGTCAAGTGATTGCCCTAGTGGATCAATTAATGGAGGATTTGATCGAAAAATTATCTGAAGTGTTTGTGGGCTCTTCAAAGAGCGACAATCCCTCCCATGCAATCATGGCGGAGACATTAGTAGATGCTCTGAAGAACCATCACCATTTGGTGCACAGCGACACAATAGAG AAACTTTTGGGCCAAGTCAAAGATTCGTCTCACGAGCTACTCATAATCCTGCACCCACCTTTATTCATTGCTTATCTAGACAGCCTCTGCTCCAAGTTGCCGTCTGCCGAGCGACATGTTTGCCAACAAGCTCTTTCTACCGTGCTGCAGTCTTCCGAAATAGACTCTTCGCAGCGCTTCACAGTTGCCAATGCTGTGTTGATTCTTGACCATACCCAACTTCTACAATCGGGCTCACTGGATCAAATTGTTAAAGAAGCCACGCATGACGCTCTAGCAGGCGGATCACCTATTGCCATCCCCGTGGTCACCGCATCTCTCAAATCCCTTTGCTACCTATCAAAATCTACCCTGGATGAGGTGTTATCTGTTACCTGCAGCGTCATTCGTGAATCAACCAAAAAGCTTCTGACCACCGATTTCGTTGAGCTTGGTGTTCCGCAGGCGGCCTTCGAGATCTTTGCTGCCTATGCCACAAACCATCTTCAGGAAGTCATCGAATCGGAGCATTTGATTTCGGGTCTGGTCAGCGTTCATCATGTCCTATTCGTTTTACCTAGATTACCTGGTCACATTGCCTCAGCCGAGTCAAAGGCTAGCGGCCTGCTCAGTTTATGGTCCAAGCTGGGTGAACTGGTTGTCGAATACCAGGAAAAGGTCCTCCAAAGAGTGTACAGTGCCTTAAAAGGAGAAATGGGTGATGTAGAAGTCAGGGTGGACCCTGAGGTGCTCATCGACGTGGCTCTTGCAACAACCCTCGGGTCCCACTCTGCTCCTTCCCTCCAAGCGCTTGTCCTGGCGTTGCTTCCCGAAGTGATCAGTATCATTCAGGATCTCGCTCCTCATACATCCCAACCTCCCCATCCGTCTCTGCCTATCGTGGACCCACTTATACCGTTTGTCCCGCATGGTGACGATGACCTTGACTCTATTCAACCAGAGTTTGATAGCCTTGGTCGAGCTCAGACAGCCAGATACGCCGAGGCGGCGGTAGCTCTACTCCGAGCAGACAGAAGCCTTGTTAAGGATGAACCTGCTTTATTGCAAATGATTTTAGCTGTCAGTCGACTAGCACAGGATGCTCTAACTGTTCCCGGAGCATCCAGAGGGCTGTTTTCGAAAGAGACACCTTCCACCCGCCTAGCTGATCTGGTTCGAGAAGTAGAAGGGGCCATTTCTTTCGCTCTTGGATATGTGGACGAGGTTGAGCCCTCTTGGCACCATGCCACCATTCATGCTCTCAAATCTGGATCTGTGCCACATGATTCCGACTTGTTACAAAGCTTAATGGTTGCGCTGCAGAAAGAAGTGACTGCAAATGGTAACGACGTGGATGCCAGGTCATTTAGGGACGTGCTTTACAAGCACATGAGACAAATAGGAGCGGGTGTCCAAGAAGGGGAGGCATGGCTAAACTATGCCATGAGTCTGGTTGACAGAT CACCACAGCTCAGTCTCGCCATAATAACTGCCATCAAACCTCTCATGCTTGACACACAGGCTTTTGCCACTGCCCAAACCCGTCTCGCATCGGCTCTTACAACCATTCCCCCGTCCAAGTGTCATACTGCACTGAATCTGTTGAGGATCTTCAACGCCTCAGCTCCAGAGGTCGATTCTACTTCTGTATTTCTCCCTCAGCAGCGAGCCCTCTTTGTACTTCGCCACGTCGCTGGATGGCTCACAAGTGATGATGTCGACGAGGACAAGTTGCCTGAGGATATGGAGTTTAGAGTCTTGGAGCTCGAAGGGTCAGTGGCGCCAATCGTGCAAGACGTGGGTGGCGCACACTGGGATGGGATCTTTGACTTGGTTGAAAACGGCTTAGAG AATTCGGGAATGGACGACTCCTCTTCGCTCTGTTTGCTTTACCATAGCTTGTCCGTCCTTCAGCAGATCAGGGATCTCTGTCAGACCAACAAGTCTTTGAGAGCTTCTTGGACAAGTAAAACGAATCATATGAAACTTGTCTTGGATCTATTCTTGCAATGTCGCTCAg CGAACTCTGTCCCTCTACAATTAATTCAAAATCTTATTCTTGACCTCCTGCCTGACGTCCCCGAGCAGGTCATGAAAGAGGCCAGCTTGACATCACTTTGTAATCTGATATCCCTTTCGACATCTTCGGCTATCCAAACTGCTGCTTATCGAATCATTTCTCAAGTTATCAGACATCAAACAGTTGGACTGGTCTTGGAAGTAGAAGCATCTGTAGCGCAAGCCCAAGAAGGCCATGCCGAAAGAACCATTGAGATGGCAAAGGAGTTGGTGGATGTTGTTAAAATTGGAAGTGAAGTAAATTGGCATGGCGAGCTTGGTGTATCCCTAGTCTTGGGACAACTATTAGCTTGGATGTCTATATTGGATTATTTCGAGGATGCT TCTCGGACTTTACGCTGGGCGTACCTGGATCAACTAAATACATCCAAGCTGATCACGGACGGCCTCGTTCCAatgctcttctccatccttgGAGTATCTGAAATGGGGGCCTGGAACTTCCCCGCCAGCCAATACGCTGTAGATGAGTTCTTCACGGAGTTCCTTGACCCGGAGTCCTTGCCGGATCTTTCCCCACTTGCCTCTCATCTATTCTACCGAGCACTGGTCACTATTCCATCTTCTGTCCGAGCATATTACGAATCTCTTAAGGATCGCCAGCTATCTATGTCCATGCTCTCATTCACTGCTCGGCACTACTCTCCGGTAATCATTGCGCACGAGTTCTCTGCTTTAAGGGAACCGTCGGCGATGGCTCAGCTAACTGAAGAAGGCTTGAATGTGCGGATAGCGCAAGGTGGTGGTGCAACTATCGCAGCAGGAGCTGGGTCCGCTGAGGCAATTGCCAGCTACGTGGTCGATGAACAGCCAATGGAAATTGGCATCAGATTACCGGCAGAGTTCCCGCTGAAAGGAGTCGATGTCAGAGATCTGCGAAGGGTGGGGGTGCCAGAGAACAAGTGGCGAGGGTGGTTGATGGGTTTACAGCAAACTATCACATCAAGG AATGGGTTGATTCTCGAGGCACTTACAATGTTTAAGAAAAATGTTTCGCTGCATTTTGAGGGCGTCGTGGAATGTGCTATCTGCTATTC TATCATATCCCTTACGGACAGGACGCTTCCCACCAAGCCATGCCGAACGTGCAAGAATCGATTCCATGCGAGCTGTCTCTTCAAATGGTTCAATTCGTCTCATTCGAGCAGCTGTCCTCTTTGTCGAGCTCTGTTCTAA
- a CDS encoding hypothetical protein (HMMPfam hit to Chitin_synth_1, Chitin synthase, score: 310.1, E(): 3.3e-90) produces the protein MTRHHDPFTNSARVDSSFTPSVNPNTPYPQSDQYQSYYPPQLTHYQGQQGYQPASSSTFLTTDPYLSGGPDLPLASSASISSAGADFLTRQTAPRRGATTKRIKLTNGNFIADYAVPGPVSSSVEAKWLIDKASNEFSHMRYTAATCDPDDFTPENGWKLKTTSYNRETELLIAITSYNEDKILYARTLHNVMLNIRDICNTKASKFWRRSAEEGRPGWQKIVVALVADGLDPMDKQVLDVLQTIGVFQDGILKKEVDGKKTAAHIFEQYTTQLSIDATPQLVQPHPGEPNNLVPVQIIFVLKQENSKKINSHRWLFNALGRQLQPEICVLLDAGTKPGHKAIYHLWEAFYNNRNLGGACGEIHAMIKKGVKLFNPLVAAQNFEYKMSNILDKPLESSFGYVSVLPGAFSAYRYKAIQGRPLTQYFHGDATLAARLGKKGIYGMGIFTKNMFLAEDRILCFELVAKKGEKWVLQYVKPSKAETDVPEQAAELISQRRRWLNGSFAASVYSVFHFFRLYRSGHGPIRMLFLHIQAIYNVFSLIFSWFALANLWLTFSIIIELLPESANINLFGTADVTHWINLVFTWVYLAFLMLQLVLALGNRPKGEKGLYILTLWVYAFLSLYLIICSIILSVVAFKVCYHLGALRDGGSIDAKLGNLFNSTNGVLVAAIMSTIGIYLIASFLYRDPWHMFSSFPQYMLLAPSFTNILNVYAFCNLHDVSWGTKGSDRAEALPAISSSKEKDGETAVVEEQQRSQGELDESFKQVVQRAVAPYKPEEADEKPNLDDQNRTFRTRLVVVWLLSNAALAISIQTLNGLDTTKQLVEACLPSSYNPDNGTVIVSTNGTCITQALEHDGDKLQDKQQIYFQAILWATFALSMVRFIGCVFYWAMRQMGRCWRRN, from the exons ATGACCCGCCATCATGATCCCTTTACCAATTCAGCCAGAGTAGATTCATCCTTCACTCCATCAGTCAACCCTAATACACCTTACCCACAGTCGGACCAGTATCAGTCCTACTATCCACCTCAACTAACCCATTATCAAGGACAGCAGGGCTATCA GCCtgcttcctcatcaacattCCTTACGACCGACCCATACTTGAGTGGCGGACCCGACCTTCCCCTCGCATCTTCTGCCTCAATTTCCAGCGCAGGAGCCGATTTCTTGACAAGGCAGACTGCTCCTCGTCGCGGCGCAACCACTAAAAGGATCAAATTAACGAATGGCAATTTCATTGCCGA CTACGCTGTGCCAGGACCTGTTTCCAGCTCTGTAGAAGCCAAATGGCTCATTG ACAAGGCGTCGAACGAGTTCTC GCATATGCGATACACGGCTGCGACATGCGATCCCGATGATTTCACTCCTGAGAATGGGTGGAAGCTAAAAACAACTTCCTACAACCGAGAAACTGAACTTCTCATTGCTATCACGAGCT ACAATGAGGATAAAATATTATATGCCAGGACTCTGCATAATGTCATGCTTAATATTCGTGACATCTGCAATACCAAAGC ATCTAAATTCTGGCGCCGCTCAGCCGAAGAAGGCCGTCCAGGCTGGCAGAAAATTGTGGTTGCTCTGGTGGCTGATGGTTTAGATCCAATGGATAAACAAGTGTTAGACGTACTGCAGACTATCGGTGTATTCCAAGACGGTATCCTCAAGAAAGAAGTTGATGGGAAAAAGACAGCAGCTCATATATTCGAA CAGTATACAACTCAGCTATCTATAGATGCCACCCCTCAGTTAGTCCAGCCGCATCCTGGAGAACCCAATAATCTT GTACCAGTGCAAATAATCTTTGTTTTGAAACAAGAGAACTCAAAGAAAATTAACTCCCATCGCTGGCTGTTCAATGCTCTAGGGAGGCAACTTCAGCCAGAGATTTGTGTGCTGCTGGACGCGGGAACAAAGCCCGGCCATAAGGCAATCTATCATC TATGGGAAGCGTTTTAC AATAATCGAAACCTAGGCGGTGCTTGTGGAGAAATCCATGCTATGATCAAGAAAGGAGTCAAGCTTTTCAATCCTTTGGTGGCAGCTCAAAATTTCGAATATAAGATGTCAAACATCTTGGATAAGCCACTGGAAAGCAGCTTCGGATA CGTGAGCGTTCTACCAGGCGCTTTCAGTGCCTACCGTTATAAAGCAATCCAAGGCCGCCCTTTAACCCAGTACTTCCATGGTGATGCAACTT TGGCGGCGAGGCTGGGCAAGAAAGGAATATATGGCATGGGCATTTTTACTAAAAACATGTTCTTGGCAGAAGACCG TATCCTTTGTTTTGAGCTTGTCGCGAAGAAAGGTGAAAAATGGGTTCTACAATACGTCAAACCTAGCAAGGCGGAAACGGACGTCCCGGAGCAAGCAGCTGAACTTATTAgccagagaagaagatggttgaATGGCTCTTTTGCCGCCTCAGTC TATTCTGTTTTCCATTTTTTTAGACTATATCGAAGTGGTCATGGCCCTATCAGGATGCTTTTTTTACATATACAGGCAATT TATAATGT CTTCAGTCTCATTTTCTCCTGGTTCGCTCTCGCCAATCTTTGGCTCACATTCTCAATTATCATCGAATTGCTTCCTGAGAGTGCCAATATCAATTTATTCGGTACGGCTGACGTT ACCCACTGGATCAATCTTGTGTTCACATGGGTATATTTGGCCTTTTTAATGTTGCAACTCGTCCTGGCTTTGGGCAACCGACccaaaggagagaaagggcTATACATTCTCACTCTTTG GGTTTACGCCTTCTTATCTCTCTATCTGATCATTTGCTCTATCATCTTATCTGTCGTTGCCTTCAAAGTATGTTATCATCTA GGGGCCTTGAGAGACGGAGGAAGTATAGATGCTAAGCTCGGTAATCTTTTCAATTCCACGAACGGGGTCTTGGTGGCAGCCATCATGTCCACTATTGGTATCTACCTCATTGCATCATTCCTTTAT AGGGACCCCTGGCACATGTTTAGTTCTTTCCCGCAATATATG CTTCTTGCTCCTTCATTTACCAACATCCTGAATGTCTATGCGTTTTGCAACCTGCATGATGTTTCTTGGGGTACCAAGGGCTCAGACAGAGCAGAGGCTTTACCAGCGATCTCGTCaagcaaggagaaggatggagaaacgGCCGTAGTAGAGGAACAACAAAGA AGTCAAGGAGAACTGGATGAGTCATTTAAGCAAGTTGTACAACGTGCAGTTGCACCATACAAGCCTGAAGAAGCCGATGAGAAACCCAACCTTGAT GATCAAAATCGAACTTTCAGAACCCGCCTTGTAGTGGTGTGGTTGCTTTCTAACGCTGCACTTGCTATCTCCATACAAACCCTCAATGGTCTCGATACAACTAAGCAGCTCGTAGAAGCTTGCCTCCCCAGCTCATACAATCCTGACAACGGAACAGTAATTGTGTCCACCAATGGTACCTGTATTACTCAGGCTCTGGAGCATGATGGCGACAAATTACAAGACAAGCAGCAAATTTACTTTCAAGCGATTTTATGGGCGACATTCGCGCTGTCAATGGTCAGGTTCATCGGA TGTGTGTTTTACTGGGCTATGAGACAAATGGGTAGATGCTGGAGACGTAACTGA